A genomic region of Nostoc sp. UHCC 0702 contains the following coding sequences:
- the secE gene encoding preprotein translocase subunit SecE, translating to MAKKNEAEMPETTNGSSLINFFQGTREELEKVVWPSRKQLVSESAAVLLMVTLSASLIYLVDGFFTWAAKQVF from the coding sequence GTGGCCAAGAAAAATGAAGCAGAAATGCCAGAAACCACGAATGGGTCTAGCTTAATCAATTTCTTCCAAGGAACTAGAGAAGAGCTTGAGAAAGTGGTTTGGCCCAGTCGCAAGCAGCTTGTAAGTGAATCAGCGGCTGTGTTGCTGATGGTGACACTCTCCGCTTCTTTGATCTATTTGGTTGATGGATTCTTCACTTGGGCAGCAAAACAGGTATTCTGA
- the nusG gene encoding transcription termination/antitermination protein NusG, whose protein sequence is MTSATDEPLNSTLQSEETAETALKEARWYAVQVASGCEKRVKTNLEQRIQTFDVADKIVQVEIPHTPAVKIRKDGSRQHTEEKVFPGYVLVRMVMDDDSWQVVRNTSHVINFVGAEQKRGSAKGRGHVKPVPLSHSEVERIFKQTAEQEPIVKIDMATGDKIVVLSGPFKDFEGEVIEVSPERSKLKALLSIFGRDTPVELEFNQVEKQS, encoded by the coding sequence ATGACTTCTGCAACAGACGAACCACTCAATTCGACTTTGCAGTCAGAGGAAACAGCAGAAACAGCGCTCAAAGAAGCACGCTGGTATGCGGTGCAAGTAGCCTCAGGCTGTGAAAAACGTGTCAAGACAAACTTGGAGCAACGCATCCAAACTTTTGATGTTGCCGACAAAATAGTTCAGGTAGAAATTCCACACACGCCAGCGGTGAAAATTCGCAAAGATGGCAGTCGCCAGCACACAGAAGAGAAAGTATTTCCTGGTTATGTGCTAGTGCGGATGGTGATGGATGATGATTCCTGGCAGGTGGTGCGAAATACTTCCCATGTAATTAATTTCGTGGGGGCAGAGCAAAAACGTGGCAGCGCCAAAGGTCGTGGACACGTTAAACCAGTGCCATTGAGTCATTCAGAAGTAGAACGCATCTTCAAACAGACTGCTGAACAAGAGCCAATTGTCAAAATTGACATGGCTACTGGTGATAAGATAGTCGTGCTTTCTGGTCCATTTAAAGACTTTGAAGGCGAGGTGATTGAAGTCAGTCCAGAGCGGAGTAAGCTCAAAGCCTTGCTCTCGATTTTTGGACGAGATACACCCGTAGAATTGGAATTTAATCAGGTAGAGAAACAGAGTTAA
- the rplK gene encoding 50S ribosomal protein L11 produces MAKKVVAVIKLALNAGKANPAPPVGPALGQHGVNIMMFCKEYNAKTADQAGMVIPVEISVFEDRSFTFVLKTPPASVLIRKAAKIERGSNEPNKKKVGSITKAQLQEIAQTKLPDLNANDIEAAMKIVEGTARNMGVTVTD; encoded by the coding sequence ATGGCGAAGAAAGTAGTAGCGGTCATTAAACTGGCCTTGAACGCTGGGAAAGCCAACCCAGCACCGCCAGTTGGCCCCGCGTTGGGTCAACACGGCGTTAACATTATGATGTTCTGCAAAGAGTACAACGCCAAAACAGCAGACCAAGCTGGGATGGTGATACCTGTAGAAATATCGGTATTTGAAGACCGGAGTTTCACATTTGTACTGAAAACGCCACCAGCATCAGTATTGATTCGCAAAGCAGCGAAAATAGAAAGAGGCTCAAATGAACCCAACAAAAAGAAAGTTGGGTCAATTACAAAAGCGCAATTGCAAGAAATTGCTCAAACCAAACTTCCTGACCTCAACGCCAATGATATAGAAGCGGCAATGAAGATTGTGGAAGGAACTGCCAGAAATATGGGCGTAACAGTTACAGACTAA
- the rplA gene encoding 50S ribosomal protein L1 → MGKKISRRLQTLQGKIEDRDYEPLDALNLLKETATAKFSEAAEAHIRLGIDPKYTDQQLRTTVALPKGTGQVVRVAVIARGEKVTEASNAGADIAGSEELIDQIQKGFMDFDKLIATPDVMPQVAKLGKLLGPRGLMPSPKGGTVTFDLASAIAEFKAGKLEFRADRTGIVHVMFGKASFSPEDLLVNLKALQETIDRNRPSGAKGRYWRTVYVSATMGPSIRVDISALRDLKLTEAA, encoded by the coding sequence ATGGGAAAAAAAATATCGCGCCGCTTGCAGACGTTGCAAGGAAAAATAGAAGATAGGGATTATGAACCCTTAGACGCTTTAAACCTGCTGAAAGAGACAGCAACAGCTAAATTCTCCGAAGCCGCTGAAGCGCATATCAGGCTGGGAATTGACCCAAAATATACAGACCAACAGTTACGGACAACAGTAGCACTGCCCAAAGGTACAGGACAGGTAGTGCGGGTGGCTGTAATTGCCAGAGGCGAAAAAGTAACAGAAGCATCGAATGCTGGTGCGGATATAGCTGGTTCAGAAGAACTGATTGACCAAATTCAAAAAGGCTTCATGGACTTCGACAAGCTAATTGCCACACCAGATGTCATGCCACAGGTAGCGAAGCTGGGTAAATTGCTAGGCCCCCGTGGTTTGATGCCATCGCCCAAGGGTGGTACCGTGACCTTTGACTTAGCAAGTGCGATCGCAGAATTCAAAGCTGGTAAATTAGAATTCCGGGCCGATCGCACTGGTATAGTTCATGTTATGTTTGGTAAGGCATCCTTCTCGCCTGAAGATTTGTTGGTAAACTTGAAGGCGTTGCAAGAAACGATTGACCGTAACCGTCCTTCAGGAGCTAAAGGTCGTTATTGGCGTACAGTATATGTGTCTGCCACTATGGGGCCATCGATTAGAGTCGATATCAGCGCCCTACGGGATTTAAAACTGACTGAAGCAGCCTAG
- a CDS encoding 50S ribosomal protein L10, which yields MGRTIEDKKEIVADLKESLNESTLALVIDYQGLTVAEITDLRRRLRPTGTVCKVAKNTLMGIAIEGQEQWQPLSELLKGSSAFLLVKEDFSSAIKAYQDFQKVTKKTELRGGVMEGRLLKEPDVKALGDLPSKEQLMGQIAGAINALATKIAVGINEVPGSLARALQAVAEAEKGGSTESAGE from the coding sequence ATGGGTAGAACAATAGAAGACAAAAAAGAGATAGTAGCTGACCTTAAAGAAAGTTTGAATGAGTCAACTTTGGCACTGGTAATTGATTACCAGGGTCTAACTGTTGCTGAAATCACTGATTTACGGCGGCGGCTACGTCCGACAGGTACGGTTTGCAAGGTAGCCAAGAACACCCTCATGGGTATTGCTATTGAGGGCCAAGAACAATGGCAACCACTCTCGGAATTGCTGAAAGGTTCCTCCGCATTTTTGCTGGTAAAAGAGGATTTCTCATCTGCAATTAAGGCTTACCAAGACTTCCAGAAAGTTACCAAGAAGACAGAACTTCGCGGTGGCGTTATGGAAGGTCGCCTGCTCAAAGAACCAGATGTCAAGGCTTTAGGAGACTTGCCATCTAAAGAACAACTTATGGGTCAAATTGCTGGAGCCATCAACGCCTTGGCAACCAAGATTGCTGTGGGTATTAACGAAGTTCCTGGTTCTCTGGCTCGTGCCTTGCAAGCTGTGGCTGAGGCAGAAAAAGGCGGTAGTACTGAAAGCGCTGGCGAGTAA
- the rplL gene encoding 50S ribosomal protein L7/L12: protein MSAATDTILEQLKNLTLLEAAELVKQIEDAFGVSAAAPVGVAIAAPTGGGAVAEPVEEKTEFDVILESVPADKKIAVLKIVRELTGLGLKEAKDLVEAAPKPVKEGIPKDAAEDAKKRIEEAGGTVSVK from the coding sequence ATGTCTGCTGCAACCGATACTATTTTGGAACAATTGAAAAACTTGACTTTGCTGGAAGCTGCTGAATTAGTCAAGCAAATTGAAGATGCTTTTGGCGTGAGTGCTGCTGCGCCGGTAGGTGTAGCAATAGCTGCTCCTACTGGTGGTGGTGCTGTTGCTGAACCAGTAGAAGAGAAGACTGAGTTTGATGTGATTCTTGAATCTGTTCCTGCTGATAAGAAGATTGCTGTACTGAAGATTGTACGGGAATTGACCGGTTTGGGACTCAAAGAAGCGAAAGACTTGGTGGAAGCTGCACCCAAGCCAGTTAAGGAAGGTATTCCTAAGGATGCTGCTGAAGATGCGAAGAAACGCATCGAAGAAGCTGGTGGTACAGTAAGTGTGAAGTAG
- a CDS encoding EndoU domain-containing protein produces MLKLVLPARIAAGSILLLSFSTLRAISATISEGFESGTKGSYAAADVTLSTGTWNLNDALIGNLSTDAKSGTQSARIRNYGKVTMKFDRSTGAGTVTIKHAKFGSDTNTNWQLWCSTNSGSSWTQIGSTITANSTSLQTATFTPNISGTVRCEVRKTDGTTNRTNIDDIVITDYGSSTPPTSSLPTGSIPFFDDIINPISGLAYGSPADVTPPAPALNTFDRAVTNLCGQPGTVVSRSSFQTMMNNNPTVLANIKQYVGGYVIAGRTSDADFLNDLTNVWFNVQGFDHVFCGEPVTGGSVGGLHFIGRYVQLQEDGLAGRLANNTSREEVVPDTIYTIGVVMKVGSGTAQSSIKGYPYTLNAEEILSKATLGYKNNPNTSSTNQACLLSVTDEGKTFEAVFVKRSGGVRTFYPDATPSSDPSCIE; encoded by the coding sequence ATGTTAAAGCTAGTCTTACCTGCAAGGATAGCAGCAGGCTCTATTCTACTGCTTTCATTTTCTACGTTACGAGCAATTAGTGCCACAATTTCGGAAGGATTCGAGTCTGGTACAAAAGGAAGTTATGCTGCGGCTGATGTCACCCTTAGTACAGGCACTTGGAATTTAAATGATGCCCTGATTGGCAATCTTTCAACTGATGCTAAAAGTGGCACACAATCTGCCCGTATTCGCAATTATGGCAAGGTGACGATGAAATTTGATCGCAGTACTGGTGCTGGTACAGTTACGATCAAACATGCAAAGTTTGGTTCTGATACTAACACTAACTGGCAACTGTGGTGTTCAACTAATAGCGGTAGTTCTTGGACACAAATAGGTTCAACCATCACAGCCAATAGTACATCATTACAAACTGCAACTTTTACTCCTAATATATCTGGCACCGTTCGCTGTGAAGTTCGCAAGACTGATGGGACAACCAACAGAACCAATATTGATGACATTGTGATTACCGACTACGGTTCTTCTACTCCTCCTACTTCCTCTCTACCTACCGGTTCAATACCATTTTTTGACGATATTATTAACCCTATATCTGGTCTAGCTTACGGTAGCCCAGCAGATGTTACACCCCCCGCCCCAGCTTTAAATACGTTTGACAGGGCTGTTACCAATCTTTGCGGACAACCTGGTACAGTTGTCAGTCGTTCCAGTTTCCAGACGATGATGAATAACAATCCCACTGTCTTAGCTAATATCAAGCAATATGTGGGAGGATATGTGATTGCAGGTCGTACTTCCGATGCAGATTTCTTAAATGACTTGACTAATGTCTGGTTTAATGTGCAGGGCTTTGATCATGTTTTCTGCGGAGAACCTGTTACAGGAGGTTCAGTTGGTGGGTTGCACTTCATTGGTCGTTACGTGCAACTTCAAGAAGATGGTTTGGCTGGAAGGTTAGCCAACAACACATCTAGAGAAGAGGTTGTTCCCGACACAATTTATACGATTGGTGTCGTGATGAAAGTAGGGAGTGGAACTGCTCAGTCTTCTATCAAGGGTTATCCTTACACCTTGAATGCTGAAGAAATTCTTTCAAAAGCAACTTTAGGTTACAAGAACAATCCTAATACTAGTTCTACTAACCAGGCTTGTCTTTTATCCGTTACTGATGAAGGAAAAACATTTGAAGCCGTATTTGTGAAAAGAAGTGGTGGCGTCCGCACTTTCTATCCTGATGCAACTCCTAGTAGTGATCCATCCTGTATAGAATAA
- a CDS encoding protein kinase: MTTTLLNNRYKIIQVLGAGGFGETFLAEDTHMPSRRRCVIKQLKPIANDPQTYQIIQQRFEREAATLEYLGESSDQIPKLYAYFSENGQFYLVQEWIYGQTLRNIVETQGYKSETVVCEILLSLLSVLDYVHSKGIIHRDIKPDNIILRSVDNKPVLIDFGAVKETIRSVASGPGMLTRSLVIGTPGYMPSEQAVGRPVYATDIYSLGLTAIYLLTGKYPQELQTNQQTGEILWQNHAPNVSPDLVMVLNQAIKPHAGDRYSTASKMLYALKSVGDVPPQPSTNAHTIPPSIRQTQAFSPQRIPASNRQKPVWIIGSLVVGGLIAGVAIAKIIGQEQSETPTAKTSTPSPESFATPSLSVSSQPSPSSVPPTSPQQQGNSTPVERQAQPNPSEASTPQPDNEPVTLATPTPPVVSATQQPTENQTVKVPTPEPRSTPQSKPPQPKTSGVSVPAFPTGTARSTVEATLGKPNRDSRGAWGNTRAVTYKLVPNQIDLGYLFDRQSGVLRQTEVAFDQSVDPQVMQVTINGLLGGQATEEIKQGLQQIQQRQLDNFSFTKGSVKGQIIRQECDFIYISIWDADLHDFVSPSSAKQC, from the coding sequence ATGACAACAACGCTGCTGAACAATCGCTATAAAATTATCCAGGTACTTGGTGCTGGCGGGTTTGGTGAAACCTTTCTGGCAGAAGATACACACATGCCTTCTCGTCGTCGCTGTGTGATCAAGCAACTCAAACCTATCGCCAATGACCCACAAACCTACCAAATTATTCAGCAGCGGTTTGAGAGGGAAGCTGCAACTTTAGAGTATTTAGGCGAAAGTAGTGACCAAATTCCCAAACTTTACGCCTATTTTTCAGAGAATGGGCAGTTTTACCTGGTTCAGGAATGGATTTATGGTCAAACTCTCAGAAATATTGTGGAAACTCAAGGATATAAGAGTGAAACTGTAGTCTGCGAAATTCTCTTGAGTCTGTTATCAGTTTTGGATTATGTCCATAGTAAGGGTATCATTCACCGAGATATCAAACCAGATAATATTATTCTCCGGTCTGTTGATAATAAGCCAGTTTTGATTGATTTTGGTGCGGTTAAAGAAACCATACGTTCAGTAGCCAGTGGCCCAGGAATGCTGACGCGATCGCTAGTGATTGGTACACCAGGGTATATGCCTAGCGAACAAGCCGTAGGACGACCAGTTTACGCTACGGACATTTACAGTTTAGGCTTGACGGCAATTTATCTACTTACAGGTAAATACCCACAAGAATTACAAACTAACCAGCAAACAGGGGAAATCCTTTGGCAGAATCACGCCCCTAATGTTTCCCCTGATCTGGTGATGGTACTCAATCAGGCTATTAAACCCCATGCAGGCGATCGCTATAGTACTGCTAGTAAAATGCTGTATGCTTTGAAGTCTGTTGGTGATGTTCCCCCACAGCCATCTACTAATGCCCATACCATACCCCCATCGATTCGGCAAACTCAAGCATTTTCTCCACAGAGAATACCTGCAAGCAACAGGCAAAAACCTGTTTGGATTATTGGCAGTTTAGTGGTTGGTGGCTTAATTGCTGGGGTAGCGATCGCTAAAATCATTGGACAAGAACAGTCTGAAACACCCACTGCTAAGACTTCCACCCCATCACCAGAATCTTTTGCAACTCCTAGTTTGTCTGTTTCTTCCCAACCTTCCCCATCCTCAGTTCCACCTACTTCACCACAGCAGCAAGGAAATTCTACTCCTGTGGAGCGCCAAGCACAACCTAATCCTTCAGAAGCCTCTACACCACAACCAGACAACGAGCCTGTAACTTTAGCTACTCCTACACCCCCAGTTGTATCAGCAACACAACAGCCAACAGAGAATCAGACAGTCAAAGTTCCCACACCAGAACCCCGTTCAACACCACAGTCCAAGCCTCCGCAGCCAAAAACTAGTGGGGTAAGCGTACCAGCATTTCCCACCGGTACAGCAAGAAGCACGGTAGAGGCTACACTTGGAAAGCCAAATAGAGATTCAAGAGGCGCTTGGGGCAATACTCGTGCTGTCACCTACAAGTTAGTGCCAAATCAAATCGACCTTGGCTATTTATTTGACCGTCAATCTGGAGTCCTGCGTCAAACGGAGGTAGCTTTTGACCAATCAGTAGACCCACAAGTAATGCAAGTTACTATCAATGGCTTGTTAGGTGGGCAAGCTACTGAAGAAATTAAGCAAGGACTTCAACAGATACAACAACGACAGTTAGACAACTTTAGTTTTACCAAAGGCTCTGTCAAGGGTCAAATTATTCGTCAAGAATGTGATTTTATTTACATTAGTATTTGGGATGCAGACTTACATGATTTTGTGAGTCCATCGTCAGCTAAACAATGTTAA
- the tnpA gene encoding IS200/IS605 family transposase, protein MTNSLEPRHNNHSIGNAVVHLVWIPKRRRKVLVNEVAKRVRQIFYDLASYKDWDILALEIAPDHIHLFVEYQPTYAINQIVKFFKGRSSYLLRSEFPDLKKMPSMWTNSYFYSTAGNVSAAVIKKYIEDPHHK, encoded by the coding sequence ATGACTAATTCGTTAGAACCTAGACACAACAATCACTCTATAGGTAACGCTGTCGTTCATCTGGTATGGATACCCAAGCGTAGACGTAAGGTGTTAGTGAATGAAGTAGCTAAACGAGTAAGACAGATATTTTATGATTTAGCTTCATATAAAGATTGGGATATTCTGGCTCTGGAAATAGCACCAGACCACATACATTTATTTGTGGAATATCAACCAACTTACGCGATTAATCAAATAGTTAAATTCTTTAAAGGCAGGTCATCTTATCTGCTTAGAAGCGAGTTTCCAGATTTAAAAAAGATGCCTAGTATGTGGACAAATAGTTATTTTTATTCAACTGCTGGAAATGTTAGCGCGGCAGTAATCAAGAAATATATTGAAGATCCTCACCACAAATAG
- a CDS encoding transposase: protein MLVLEYKVKAKKHQYDAINEAIRTTKFIRNKAIRYWMDAPKEAKVNKIALNNYSTALRKEFKFVEKLNSMACQSATERAWLAIDRFYQNCQKKVSGKKGYPRFQKDNRSVEYKTSGWALNAIKRRITFTDKKAIGEVKLLGKWDIQTYPVKQIKRVRLLKKADGYYCQFCIDVDVKSESRIANGEIGLDVGLEYFYSDSKGNHEENPRFLSQAEKAIKHAQRQIYKKEKGKNKRRIARQRYQRKHLKVSRQRKEHAMRLARNVCKANALVAYEDLNVKGMVKNHALAKSINDASWSMFRRWLEYFAAIFNSTVVAVNPRMTSQKCSDCGAIVKKSLSTRSHVCSCGCSLQRDVNAAKNILNRGIASLGHKRSNASGVGTSTLIGVSLLEQVLTVNEESPNFTTK, encoded by the coding sequence ATGCTAGTTTTAGAGTACAAAGTTAAAGCTAAGAAGCATCAATATGATGCAATTAACGAAGCTATCCGTACAACTAAATTCATCAGAAATAAAGCTATACGCTACTGGATGGATGCACCAAAAGAAGCCAAAGTTAATAAAATTGCTTTGAATAATTACTCAACAGCATTACGGAAGGAATTTAAATTTGTTGAGAAATTAAATTCAATGGCTTGTCAATCTGCCACTGAAAGAGCGTGGCTAGCCATTGATAGGTTTTACCAGAATTGTCAGAAAAAAGTATCAGGTAAAAAGGGATATCCCAGATTTCAGAAAGATAACCGTTCGGTTGAGTATAAAACGTCAGGATGGGCTTTAAACGCTATCAAAAGACGTATTACCTTTACCGACAAAAAAGCTATAGGTGAGGTTAAATTACTTGGTAAATGGGATATTCAAACTTACCCAGTCAAACAGATTAAGCGTGTTAGATTACTCAAAAAAGCTGATGGTTACTATTGCCAATTCTGCATTGATGTAGACGTTAAATCTGAATCCAGAATTGCTAATGGTGAAATCGGGCTAGATGTGGGTCTTGAATATTTTTACTCAGATTCCAAAGGTAATCATGAGGAAAATCCTAGATTTTTGAGTCAAGCTGAGAAAGCAATTAAACACGCTCAACGTCAAATTTACAAAAAAGAGAAAGGCAAAAACAAACGACGGATAGCCAGACAGAGATATCAAAGGAAGCATTTAAAAGTAAGTAGGCAACGGAAAGAACACGCCATGAGATTGGCGCGTAACGTATGCAAGGCTAACGCCTTAGTAGCCTATGAAGATTTAAATGTTAAAGGTATGGTGAAAAATCACGCTCTTGCCAAGAGTATTAATGATGCTTCTTGGTCAATGTTCCGTCGTTGGTTAGAATATTTTGCGGCTATATTTAACAGTACAGTTGTTGCTGTCAATCCGAGAATGACATCTCAAAAATGCTCAGATTGTGGTGCAATTGTGAAAAAATCCCTCTCAACTCGTAGCCATGTATGCAGTTGTGGCTGTAGTTTACAGAGGGATGTTAATGCTGCAAAAAATATTTTGAATCGCGGCATCGCTAGCTTGGGGCACAAGCGAAGTAACGCTTCAGGAGTCGGAACCTCTACGCTAATTGGCGTAAGCCTGTTAGAGCAAGTTCTGACGGTGAATGAAGAATCCCCCAACTTTACGACTAAGTGA
- a CDS encoding RluA family pseudouridine synthase, which produces MVVLHPLSDFLDCNCVIDNLFPRYYYQGFCPQSGELVKLPRTPLVEAIAHSLMQKLATDERYSHEGKMYGVLLVELSTGEQGILKAFSGLLNGYSIVDSWVPTIPGRDEVALEEARTLAELDAIKQELITLKQLPERQQYQTGFGEFEQQLQAMSHRHQHCKHQRHEKRQILCEMLTGTALINALEQLEKQSRQQKIERRQLKRQRDEALQPLKELIAAVDIRMRELKQRRQELSRQLQTQMHAAYSITNFSGQSRSLQQLMPSGSIPTGTGDCCAPKLLHYAATHNLKPLAMAEFWWGPPSVNQAKVQGEFYGACTERCQPIMGFLLSGFRPNPPTPFPTREGGEISLPIIYEDEWLIAVNKPARLLSVPGRYRDSQDSVFSRLRHLLPDGMALATVHRLDQETSGILVLARDRLTHSYLSRQFQQRQVHKVYEAILAGAVTTDKGVIELPLWGDPQNRPYQQVDWQHGKPSFTSFRVMGKEGNYTRVEFMPLTGRTHQIRVHAADVQGLGITILGDRLYGCRAVTNRLHLHARELRFQHPQLGKILYLQAKTPF; this is translated from the coding sequence ATGGTGGTTCTTCATCCGCTTTCAGATTTTCTTGACTGCAATTGTGTAATCGACAACTTATTTCCTCGCTATTATTATCAAGGGTTTTGTCCTCAAAGTGGTGAATTGGTGAAACTACCCCGCACACCCTTGGTAGAAGCGATCGCTCATAGTTTAATGCAAAAGCTTGCCACAGATGAGCGTTATTCCCATGAGGGCAAGATGTATGGGGTGTTGCTGGTAGAACTGTCTACTGGAGAACAAGGGATACTAAAAGCATTCTCCGGTCTTTTGAATGGTTACAGTATAGTTGACAGTTGGGTGCCAACAATTCCCGGACGAGACGAAGTTGCTTTAGAAGAAGCCCGTACCTTGGCTGAACTGGATGCAATCAAGCAGGAACTCATTACCCTCAAGCAACTTCCAGAACGACAGCAATATCAAACTGGGTTTGGGGAATTTGAGCAGCAGTTGCAAGCAATGAGCCATCGCCATCAACATTGCAAACATCAACGACATGAAAAACGTCAGATACTGTGCGAAATGCTCACGGGAACAGCACTCATCAATGCCCTTGAACAACTCGAAAAACAAAGCCGTCAGCAAAAAATTGAGCGGCGACAACTCAAACGTCAACGGGATGAAGCCTTACAGCCACTCAAAGAGTTGATTGCAGCAGTTGATATCAGAATGCGGGAACTAAAACAGCGGCGTCAAGAACTTTCCCGTCAATTGCAGACTCAGATGCACGCCGCTTACTCTATTACGAATTTTTCAGGACAATCGCGATCGCTGCAACAATTAATGCCATCAGGCTCGATACCCACTGGTACAGGAGATTGTTGCGCCCCCAAGCTACTGCATTATGCAGCAACACATAATCTCAAACCTCTGGCAATGGCAGAGTTTTGGTGGGGGCCGCCTTCAGTAAATCAGGCTAAAGTTCAAGGAGAGTTTTATGGCGCTTGTACAGAAAGGTGTCAGCCAATCATGGGGTTTCTGTTGTCGGGATTTCGACCTAACCCCCCTACCCCCTTCCCTACGAGGGAAGGGGGAGAAATCAGTTTACCCATTATTTATGAAGATGAATGGTTGATTGCTGTGAATAAACCTGCTCGACTACTATCTGTACCTGGTCGTTATCGTGACAGCCAAGATAGTGTTTTCAGTCGTTTGCGTCATCTGTTACCTGATGGCATGGCCCTTGCAACTGTGCATCGGTTGGATCAGGAAACTTCTGGTATTCTTGTGTTAGCTCGCGATCGCTTGACTCATAGTTATCTCAGTCGGCAGTTTCAGCAGCGTCAGGTTCACAAAGTTTATGAAGCCATACTCGCTGGTGCTGTCACAACTGACAAAGGTGTAATTGAATTGCCACTGTGGGGAGATCCGCAAAATCGCCCTTATCAGCAAGTTGATTGGCAACACGGTAAGCCCAGCTTCACAAGCTTCCGGGTGATGGGAAAGGAAGGAAATTATACTCGTGTAGAGTTTATGCCACTAACAGGACGCACCCATCAAATTAGGGTTCACGCTGCTGATGTGCAGGGACTGGGCATAACTATTTTAGGCGATCGCCTTTATGGATGTCGTGCCGTTACCAATCGGTTACATTTACACGCCAGAGAACTTCGCTTTCAGCATCCACAGTTAGGTAAGATTCTGTATTTACAGGCAAAAACGCCATTTTGA